One Cellulomonas sp. Y8 DNA segment encodes these proteins:
- a CDS encoding M15 family metallopeptidase — translation MDADLAARFRAAQGAADAEGVELRVTSGKRTPEEQQRLVDDAVATHGVPEAYRWVLPPESSAHVQGLAVDVGPTEGAYWLAEHGVDFGLCQTYANEVWHFEKLPDGADACPEQHPDSSWGW, via the coding sequence GTGGACGCCGACCTCGCCGCGCGGTTCCGGGCGGCACAGGGCGCCGCCGACGCCGAGGGCGTCGAGCTGCGCGTCACCTCGGGGAAGCGCACGCCGGAGGAGCAGCAGCGCCTCGTCGACGACGCGGTCGCGACGCACGGCGTCCCGGAGGCGTACCGCTGGGTGCTGCCGCCGGAGTCGTCCGCGCACGTGCAGGGCCTGGCGGTCGACGTCGGCCCGACCGAGGGGGCGTACTGGCTCGCGGAGCACGGGGTCGACTTCGGGCTGTGCCAGACCTACGCCAACGAGGTGTGGCACTTCGAGAAGCTCCCGGACGGCGCCGACGCGTGCCCGGAGCAGCACCCGGACTCGTCCTGGGGCTGGTGA
- a CDS encoding RNA methyltransferase: MAGVPALDIVHLTDPDDERLADYVALTDVALRSRHEPEKGLYIAESSTVLERALAAGHRPRSVLVSPRWLPDLTAMLEARDPDGEPVRVYVADPAVLEAITGFHVHRGALAAMHRPPLPPVAEVIAGARRVAVLEDVVDHTNVGAAFRSAAAIGVDAVLVTPRCADPLYRRSVRVSMGTVFQVPWTRVDPWPGGIDVLREAGFVTAALALSDDSVSLDALEADPPERLALVLGAEGDGLKPATVAAADLTVRIPMAGGVDSLNVAAAGAVAFWATRVRG, encoded by the coding sequence ATGGCGGGCGTGCCCGCGCTCGACATCGTCCACCTGACCGACCCCGATGACGAGCGGCTCGCCGACTACGTCGCGCTCACCGACGTCGCGCTCCGGTCGCGGCACGAGCCCGAGAAGGGCCTGTACATCGCGGAGAGCTCGACCGTGCTCGAGCGCGCGCTGGCGGCGGGGCACCGGCCGCGGTCGGTGCTGGTGTCGCCGCGCTGGCTGCCGGACCTGACGGCGATGCTGGAGGCGCGCGACCCCGACGGCGAGCCGGTGCGCGTGTACGTCGCGGACCCGGCGGTGCTGGAGGCCATCACCGGCTTCCACGTGCACCGCGGGGCGCTCGCGGCGATGCACCGCCCGCCGCTGCCGCCGGTCGCGGAGGTCATCGCGGGGGCGCGCCGGGTCGCCGTGCTGGAGGACGTCGTCGACCACACGAACGTCGGCGCGGCGTTCCGCTCCGCGGCGGCCATCGGCGTGGACGCGGTGCTGGTGACGCCGCGGTGCGCCGACCCCCTGTACCGGCGGTCGGTCCGGGTCTCGATGGGCACGGTGTTCCAGGTGCCGTGGACCCGGGTGGACCCGTGGCCGGGCGGGATCGACGTGCTGCGCGAGGCCGGGTTCGTGACCGCGGCACTGGCGCTGTCCGACGACTCGGTGAGCCTGGACGCGCTGGAGGCGGACCCGCCGGAGCGGCTGGCGCTGGTGCTCGGCGCCGAGGGCGACGGGCTGAAGCCGGCGACGGTCGCGGCGGCCGACCTCACGGTGCGGATCCCGATGGCCGGGGGCGTGGACTCGCTGAACGTGGCGGCGGCGGGCGCGGTGGCGTTCTGGGCGACGCGCGTGCGGGGCTGA
- a CDS encoding serine hydrolase, with translation MTTAEHRSPTTAPEDLGPALHARAEASGLSGVVHVSRAEEVLFARAYGWADRARRVPATPDHRFGVASVAKGFTALTIASLVEEGRLGWDDPVRPVLGADLPLVDDRVTVDHLLGHTSGIGDYLDENGDGAITDYVLTLPPHVLDDTEAYLPMLAPHAQVSEPGAEFAYNNSGYVLLALVAQRVAGAPFADLVAERVLGPAGMTRTGFPRSDEPAPDLALGYLDEDGPRTNVLHLPVRGSGDGGLATTAADLAAFWRALTAGRIVPAATVARLTEPQHVVEDEGMRYGRGFWLGLDSDDLVLEGYDAGVSARTRHDPATGVTVTVIANTSDGAWPVLREPEDD, from the coding sequence ATGACGACCGCCGAGCACCGCAGCCCGACGACCGCCCCCGAGGACCTCGGACCCGCCCTGCACGCCCGCGCCGAGGCCTCGGGCCTCAGCGGCGTCGTGCACGTCTCCCGCGCCGAGGAGGTGCTGTTCGCCCGGGCGTACGGCTGGGCGGACCGCGCCCGCCGGGTGCCCGCCACGCCCGACCACCGGTTCGGCGTCGCGAGCGTCGCGAAGGGCTTCACCGCCCTGACGATCGCCTCGCTGGTCGAGGAGGGCCGGCTCGGCTGGGACGACCCGGTGCGCCCGGTGCTCGGCGCCGACCTGCCGCTCGTCGACGACCGGGTGACCGTCGACCACCTGCTGGGCCACACGTCCGGGATCGGCGACTACCTGGACGAGAACGGCGACGGCGCGATCACCGACTACGTGCTGACGCTGCCGCCGCACGTGCTGGACGACACCGAGGCGTACCTGCCGATGCTCGCGCCGCACGCCCAGGTGTCCGAGCCGGGCGCGGAGTTCGCGTACAACAACTCCGGGTACGTGCTGCTGGCGCTCGTCGCGCAGCGGGTCGCGGGCGCGCCGTTCGCGGACCTGGTCGCCGAGCGGGTCCTCGGCCCCGCCGGGATGACCCGCACGGGCTTCCCGCGGTCGGACGAGCCCGCGCCGGACCTCGCGCTCGGCTACCTCGACGAGGACGGCCCGCGCACCAACGTGCTGCACCTGCCCGTGCGGGGGAGCGGCGACGGCGGGCTCGCCACGACCGCCGCCGACCTGGCCGCGTTCTGGCGCGCGCTGACCGCCGGCCGGATCGTGCCTGCCGCGACCGTGGCCCGGCTGACCGAGCCGCAGCACGTCGTCGAGGACGAGGGCATGCGCTACGGGCGCGGGTTCTGGCTGGGCCTCGACTCCGACGACCTGGTGCTGGAGGGCTACGACGCGGGCGTCTCCGCGCGCACCCGGCACGACCCGGCGACGGGGGTCACGGTCACCGTGATCGCGAACACGTCGGACGGGGCGTGGCCGGTGCTGCGCGAGCCCGAGGACGACTGA
- a CDS encoding amidohydrolase, producing MALDTAPTADPTRAARVLDTADTRDAHWRDLYRDLHAHPELSGREHRTAAALAAELRASGLEVTEGVGGTGVVGVLRNGDGPVVMLRADMDGLPVLEETGLGYQSRHTDVNPAGETVATMHACGHDMHVTALAAAVDALAGARDAWSGTLLVVGQPAEETATGASAMLADGLFTRFPKPDVALGQHVGPLPAGVANHSRGLLMAAAATLDVTIHGRGGHGSRPFVTVDPILTAAYAITRLQTIAARETSPEDPLVVTVGTFHAGTKSNIIPDTATFTVNLRARSDASMARAVAAVERIVGAEAQAAGCPEQPTITMRENPPATVNTAEVVDRVMAAQRAVMPEGAVRTAEPLMGSEDFSEYGLPRGRYEGDPVPYAFWFWGGMDPALFPDGYVSGFSAAVPGNHTAQFAPLDEPTIAAGRRLLVAAALEFLA from the coding sequence ATGGCCCTGGACACCGCCCCGACCGCCGACCCGACCCGCGCCGCCCGGGTGCTCGACACCGCGGACACCCGCGACGCGCACTGGCGGGACCTGTACCGCGACCTGCACGCGCACCCCGAGCTGTCCGGGCGGGAGCACCGCACCGCCGCGGCGCTCGCGGCCGAGCTGCGCGCGTCGGGCCTCGAGGTCACGGAGGGCGTCGGCGGGACGGGCGTGGTCGGCGTGCTGCGCAACGGCGACGGGCCGGTCGTGATGCTCCGCGCCGACATGGACGGCCTGCCCGTCCTGGAGGAGACCGGCCTGGGGTACCAGAGCCGGCACACCGACGTGAACCCCGCGGGGGAGACCGTCGCCACGATGCACGCCTGCGGGCACGACATGCACGTGACGGCGCTCGCGGCCGCGGTGGACGCGCTCGCCGGCGCGCGCGACGCGTGGTCCGGCACGCTGCTCGTGGTCGGCCAGCCCGCCGAGGAGACCGCGACCGGGGCGAGCGCGATGCTCGCGGACGGCCTGTTCACGCGGTTCCCCAAGCCGGACGTGGCGCTCGGCCAGCACGTCGGGCCCCTGCCGGCCGGGGTGGCGAACCACTCCCGCGGGCTGCTCATGGCGGCCGCGGCGACCCTCGACGTGACGATCCACGGCCGCGGCGGCCACGGCTCCCGCCCGTTCGTCACGGTCGACCCGATCCTCACCGCCGCGTACGCGATCACCCGGTTGCAGACCATCGCCGCCCGCGAGACGTCGCCCGAGGACCCGCTGGTCGTCACGGTCGGCACGTTCCACGCCGGCACGAAGTCGAACATCATCCCGGACACCGCGACGTTCACGGTGAACCTGCGGGCGCGCTCGGACGCCTCGATGGCGCGGGCCGTCGCGGCGGTCGAGCGCATCGTCGGCGCCGAGGCGCAGGCGGCGGGCTGCCCCGAGCAGCCGACGATCACGATGCGGGAGAACCCGCCCGCCACGGTCAACACCGCCGAGGTCGTCGACCGCGTCATGGCCGCCCAACGGGCCGTCATGCCCGAGGGCGCCGTGCGGACCGCCGAGCCGCTCATGGGCTCCGAGGACTTCTCCGAGTACGGCCTGCCGAGGGGCCGGTACGAGGGCGACCCGGTGCCGTACGCGTTCTGGTTCTGGGGCGGCATGGACCCCGCGCTGTTCCCCGACGGCTACGTCTCGGGCTTCTCCGCAGCCGTGCCCGGGAACCACACCGCCCAGTTCGCCCCGCTCGACGAGCCGACGATCGCCGCGGGTCGCCGGCTGCTCGTCGCCGCCGCGCTGGAGTTCCTGGCCTGA
- a CDS encoding DUF3072 domain-containing protein yields the protein MTEQTPDPSTDATKDPADWVTGDEPMTGPQDSYLHTLAREAGEEVPEDLTKAQASEMIDRLQGETGRGAS from the coding sequence ATGACCGAGCAGACCCCGGACCCCAGCACCGACGCCACCAAGGACCCCGCGGACTGGGTCACCGGCGACGAGCCGATGACCGGCCCGCAGGACTCCTACCTGCACACCCTCGCGCGGGAGGCCGGCGAGGAGGTCCCGGAGGACCTGACCAAGGCCCAGGCGTCCGAGATGATCGACCGGCTCCAGGGCGAGACCGGGCGCGGCGCGAGCTGA